Proteins found in one Paenibacillus wynnii genomic segment:
- a CDS encoding DNA repair helicase XPB, whose amino-acid sequence MEGRGACVVRRDRFILLECLHTEFEAARVKLSAFAELIKSPPSYHTYRISHLSLWNAASLGLTEDEIVNDLRTLSRYEVPAGLEEEIRLIMSRYGCLTLHSNAEDSGQMILRSDEGGLLDELVQQITLQALGLRRVGSREMTCSTLRRGQLKQELTALGYPILDYAGYHEGQSLSVSWKKSSFELREYQKDAVEHFQGIAGSGGSGVIVLPCGAGKTVVGMAVLKALQCETLILTSNTTSVRQWINELEQRTNLSGDEIGEYTGDKRQVRPVTVATYQILTHRHTKGGEFHHMSLFDERNWGLIIYDEVHLLPAPVFRATADIQATRRLGLTATLVREDGREGDVFSLIGPKRYDLPWRVLEKEGWIAEVECVEMIVPMKNLLKHEYMYASPREKFRLAATNPVKVEVVEKLLNRHEKASILIIGQYIQQLVHMAEELGAPLITGKTPQAERMELYTAFNEGKLPVLVVSKVANFAVNLPDASVAIEISGAFGSRQEEAQRLGRILRPKSGENKAYFYTLVSEASREQDFSLRRRMFLTEQGYQYEVKYAELNGVDSH is encoded by the coding sequence GTGGAAGGAAGAGGAGCATGCGTTGTTCGAAGGGATCGATTCATACTTTTAGAATGTCTACATACGGAGTTCGAGGCTGCAAGAGTAAAACTTTCTGCGTTTGCTGAGCTTATAAAAAGTCCGCCTTCCTATCATACCTACCGTATCAGTCACTTATCTCTCTGGAACGCGGCTTCACTAGGATTAACTGAGGATGAGATTGTGAATGATCTTAGGACCTTATCACGCTATGAGGTACCCGCAGGACTTGAGGAAGAGATTCGTCTGATTATGTCCAGATACGGTTGCTTGACCCTTCATTCGAATGCTGAAGATTCGGGCCAAATGATCCTACGAAGCGATGAAGGGGGCTTGTTGGATGAACTGGTTCAGCAAATCACACTACAAGCCCTTGGGCTCCGGAGAGTCGGTTCACGTGAAATGACCTGTTCCACATTAAGACGCGGTCAATTGAAGCAAGAGCTGACAGCACTGGGTTATCCTATATTGGATTATGCAGGCTATCATGAAGGTCAATCCTTGAGTGTTTCATGGAAAAAAAGCAGCTTTGAATTAAGAGAGTATCAGAAGGACGCTGTGGAGCATTTTCAGGGGATAGCTGGCAGTGGAGGCAGTGGTGTAATTGTACTTCCGTGTGGAGCAGGCAAAACGGTGGTGGGGATGGCGGTTCTGAAAGCCCTGCAGTGTGAAACGCTTATTCTTACCTCCAACACAACCTCTGTGAGGCAATGGATAAATGAACTTGAACAACGAACAAACCTTTCAGGAGACGAAATTGGTGAATATACAGGTGACAAGAGGCAGGTTCGGCCCGTAACTGTGGCTACTTATCAAATTTTGACGCATCGACATACTAAGGGCGGAGAGTTCCACCATATGAGTCTCTTTGATGAACGTAATTGGGGCCTCATTATTTATGATGAGGTTCATTTGCTGCCGGCTCCCGTATTTCGTGCAACGGCGGATATTCAAGCCACACGGCGTCTAGGACTTACCGCTACGCTTGTACGGGAAGACGGACGGGAGGGAGATGTATTTTCTCTAATAGGACCCAAACGTTATGATCTGCCTTGGAGGGTACTGGAAAAGGAAGGGTGGATTGCCGAGGTGGAGTGTGTGGAGATGATTGTGCCGATGAAAAACCTCCTTAAGCATGAATATATGTATGCATCCCCCAGAGAAAAATTTCGGCTAGCTGCCACTAATCCGGTTAAAGTGGAAGTTGTGGAGAAGCTGCTCAACAGGCATGAAAAAGCCTCTATATTGATTATCGGTCAATATATTCAGCAGCTCGTTCACATGGCGGAAGAGTTAGGAGCCCCTCTAATTACAGGCAAAACACCGCAAGCGGAGAGAATGGAGTTGTATACTGCATTTAACGAAGGGAAGCTGCCTGTGCTGGTGGTATCAAAAGTAGCCAATTTTGCCGTGAATCTACCGGATGCCAGTGTTGCGATAGAGATATCGGGTGCTTTCGGCTCACGTCAGGAGGAAGCTCAACGTCTTGGCCGCATTTTAAGGCCGAAGTCAGGTGAAAATAAAGCTTACTTCTATACTCTGGTGTCAGAGGCAAGCAGAGAGCAGGATTTTTCGCTGCGTCGTCGGATGTTTCTGACAGAACAAGGGTACCAATATGAGGTGAAATACGCTGAATTGAATGGAGTGGATAGTCATTGA
- a CDS encoding helicase-associated domain-containing protein: protein MIQLTAHAQALLKKLHAAYAGQPFEEGKEEQFRPLDLCRAEQRLALSELRQAGFLAALLKMWGEKLYYIPEEHLSTIQSLFFPYAPYFEDSSEVHIYMEEGIGLANELFQALLFVEREGLPITGKGSIHKKNIARLTSKLTLQDKHLRGLSLRYPSSDIYTLPAAVMLDLMLCLGLIKREESAYILCVEVLESWLNLSESVMSDLLFNVAMKRYGSSDPAAQHFRYLIARPEFVVREWFSLTHLLDWMESSGLVMPIQRAGLEASSLAWLECLAGCGWCQVGTDREGGLCFRWIRMKPQLRGFTPRAHPVSASPASFIVQTDFEVLVPPDVPYYVRWCLACCAELLSMDSMWSYRLSREQLELAYDRRMPPDKVISWLDEHTVGGLPQEVRLVLEQWGKDIGRTSFADVLLLSCREEEDADAIAAHPRLQGLLCRLGLAHFSILREHEQYVRKELIAAGLAPPNGVQGREAGILTASPEWYLKKPEHPSGYSLPSADTQQGLMAINSPLLYLQPAPLEPDVPPLMEEESIPSMWFKELHRYHTTTAQKIMEQALNSGIKVRLSIEEEIQEFIPTRIKGNPWRIAGYIMSSKEGEILEERELPAGSWNEMQLIIPRSITIPPSVTATGYVMINETTHKVDQHYT, encoded by the coding sequence TTGATTCAATTAACAGCCCATGCGCAGGCTCTGCTGAAGAAATTACATGCAGCTTATGCAGGTCAGCCCTTTGAAGAAGGGAAAGAGGAACAATTCAGGCCCTTAGATCTGTGTCGTGCTGAGCAAAGACTTGCCTTGTCGGAGCTTCGTCAAGCAGGATTCCTTGCTGCTTTACTAAAAATGTGGGGGGAGAAGCTGTATTATATCCCTGAAGAACATCTCTCCACAATTCAAAGCCTTTTCTTTCCCTATGCCCCTTATTTTGAAGACAGCAGTGAGGTTCATATATATATGGAAGAGGGTATAGGACTGGCAAATGAGCTGTTCCAAGCCTTGTTGTTCGTGGAGCGGGAGGGGTTGCCTATTACAGGTAAGGGAAGCATTCATAAGAAAAATATAGCTAGGCTCACCTCTAAACTTACCCTTCAAGATAAGCATTTGCGAGGCCTTTCCCTAAGGTATCCATCCTCGGATATCTACACGCTGCCTGCGGCGGTAATGCTTGATTTGATGCTATGTCTGGGACTGATCAAGCGGGAAGAAAGCGCATATATCCTTTGTGTTGAAGTTTTGGAGAGCTGGCTTAATCTCTCGGAGTCCGTGATGTCGGATCTACTTTTTAATGTGGCAATGAAACGCTACGGGAGCTCTGATCCAGCCGCTCAGCATTTTCGGTATTTAATAGCACGCCCTGAATTTGTGGTGAGGGAGTGGTTCTCCCTGACCCATTTACTGGATTGGATGGAGTCCAGCGGTCTGGTAATGCCCATACAACGTGCGGGTCTAGAGGCATCAAGCTTGGCTTGGCTGGAGTGCTTGGCCGGTTGTGGCTGGTGTCAGGTTGGAACTGACCGAGAGGGTGGCTTGTGCTTCCGATGGATAAGAATGAAGCCTCAATTAAGGGGTTTCACACCCAGAGCCCACCCGGTTTCAGCTTCTCCAGCTAGTTTCATCGTGCAAACAGACTTTGAGGTGCTTGTGCCCCCAGATGTTCCCTATTACGTACGCTGGTGCCTGGCCTGCTGTGCGGAGTTGCTATCTATGGATTCCATGTGGAGCTATAGATTATCTCGTGAGCAACTGGAGCTGGCTTACGATAGGAGGATGCCTCCAGACAAGGTCATTTCCTGGCTAGATGAGCATACCGTGGGCGGTCTCCCGCAAGAGGTTAGACTCGTCCTAGAGCAATGGGGAAAGGACATCGGTCGGACATCCTTTGCCGACGTTTTACTGTTATCCTGCAGAGAGGAAGAGGATGCAGATGCGATTGCTGCACATCCAAGGCTGCAGGGCCTGCTGTGCAGATTGGGACTGGCACATTTCAGCATACTGAGGGAACACGAGCAGTACGTGCGTAAGGAGCTTATAGCGGCAGGATTAGCCCCTCCTAATGGCGTGCAGGGCAGAGAAGCAGGGATTTTAACAGCAAGCCCCGAATGGTATTTGAAGAAGCCAGAACATCCAAGCGGTTATTCACTTCCTTCAGCAGATACTCAGCAAGGTCTGATGGCTATAAACAGTCCACTGCTCTATTTACAACCGGCGCCGCTTGAACCAGATGTACCGCCCTTGATGGAAGAAGAAAGCATACCCTCTATGTGGTTTAAGGAGCTTCACCGCTATCACACGACCACAGCTCAGAAAATAATGGAACAAGCATTGAACTCGGGGATTAAGGTGCGTCTTTCCATTGAGGAAGAAATTCAGGAGTTCATACCCACCCGAATTAAGGGAAACCCTTGGCGAATAGCGGGTTATATCATGTCCAGCAAAGAAGGAGAGATCCTAGAGGAACGGGAGCTTCCTGCGGGCAGTTGGAATGAGATGCAGCTGATTATTCCACGTTCGATAACAATTCCCCCTTCTGTTACAGCAACTGGATATGTTATGATAAACGAGACTACCCACAAGGTAGATCAACATTACACATAG
- a CDS encoding YlbF family regulator → MSVAEMNTVDMAEVLTYAYELGDMINQSAEVSDYLYWKGRVDASPEIQAMIKRLQSKKELFEETQRFGHFHPNYHSAKDEVSAVEAELEQFEEVINFKTAEKTLDDILFSMSETIAFSVSNSIKVPSNNPLPKGGGCGSGGSCSCG, encoded by the coding sequence ATGAGCGTAGCGGAAATGAACACGGTCGATATGGCTGAAGTGCTGACATACGCCTATGAATTGGGCGACATGATTAATCAATCCGCCGAAGTGTCGGATTACCTATACTGGAAGGGGCGGGTTGACGCTAGCCCTGAAATCCAGGCGATGATTAAGCGGCTTCAGAGTAAGAAGGAGCTGTTCGAAGAGACTCAGAGATTCGGACATTTTCATCCGAATTATCATTCGGCCAAAGATGAGGTTTCAGCGGTTGAAGCTGAGCTGGAGCAATTCGAAGAGGTTATAAACTTCAAGACGGCTGAGAAAACACTGGATGACATTCTTTTTTCAATGTCAGAAACGATAGCCTTCTCTGTGTCGAACAGTATAAAGGTTCCTAGTAATAATCCATTGCCTAAAGGCGGCGGTTGCGGTAGCGGCGGCAGTTGCTCCTGCGGGTAA
- a CDS encoding YlbG family protein: MFAERTGYIIWVSDIKAARNLEKYGTLHYVSRKMHYAVMYVNADRAEEVMKNVRRLSYVRKIERSYRNELKTEYSSNGPDKSRYYGL, encoded by the coding sequence ATGTTTGCAGAACGCACAGGTTATATTATTTGGGTAAGTGATATTAAAGCAGCGCGTAACCTTGAGAAATACGGAACCCTGCATTATGTTTCAAGGAAGATGCACTACGCGGTTATGTACGTGAATGCAGATCGGGCTGAAGAAGTTATGAAGAATGTCCGCAGACTTTCGTATGTAAGAAAGATTGAAAGATCTTACCGTAATGAATTGAAGACGGAATATTCCAGCAATGGACCGGACAAGTCTCGTTACTACGGACTGTAG
- a CDS encoding selenium metabolism-associated LysR family transcriptional regulator, whose amino-acid sequence MNFHQLHIFYTVSERGSFSSAAQALHMTQPAVTMQVQALEDYFGTKLFNRSTKKIVLSEAGRALMPYALRSIELFKETDIAMSAFTHMLEGRLQLGASLTIGEYVLPRLLGPFGKTYPHISIMMKVMNTTQIMDEITRHQLNFGLIEAPVTHPDMVIEPVMGDELKLIVPADHPLAERNEVTLEEALKYKFVLREQGSGTRRVMEEEILAKGLNPSDMQIVMELGSTGAVKSAVEAGLGITMISTSSVKHEVTLGLLKILNISDASFKRQFYAIHLKSTLLPISAVTFLTFLRQHALEG is encoded by the coding sequence ATGAATTTTCATCAGCTACATATTTTTTATACCGTGTCGGAACGAGGCAGTTTTTCTTCTGCAGCTCAGGCACTACATATGACACAACCGGCTGTAACCATGCAAGTGCAGGCTCTCGAGGATTATTTCGGGACTAAGCTTTTCAATCGCTCCACCAAAAAGATCGTTCTCTCAGAGGCAGGAAGAGCATTGATGCCCTATGCACTGCGCAGTATTGAATTGTTCAAAGAAACCGATATAGCCATGTCCGCATTCACCCACATGCTTGAGGGGCGATTACAGCTCGGGGCAAGCCTGACTATAGGTGAATATGTACTTCCACGGCTCTTGGGCCCATTCGGAAAAACATATCCGCATATATCCATTATGATGAAAGTGATGAACACCACTCAGATTATGGATGAAATTACGAGACACCAGTTGAATTTCGGCTTAATTGAGGCTCCGGTTACCCATCCTGATATGGTTATCGAACCTGTAATGGGAGATGAATTGAAGCTGATTGTGCCTGCTGATCACCCGCTTGCGGAGCGGAATGAGGTAACTCTTGAGGAAGCCTTGAAGTATAAGTTCGTGCTGAGGGAGCAGGGGTCGGGTACGCGCCGGGTCATGGAGGAAGAAATACTGGCCAAAGGACTAAATCCGAGCGATATGCAAATTGTTATGGAATTAGGCAGTACAGGAGCCGTTAAATCTGCGGTGGAGGCAGGCCTGGGCATTACCATGATTTCTACTTCATCGGTGAAGCATGAGGTGACGTTGGGGCTTTTGAAAATCTTGAATATCTCCGACGCCTCCTTCAAAAGGCAGTTTTATGCCATACATCTGAAGTCTACACTTCTGCCGATTTCGGCGGTCACTTTTCTGACTTTTTTACGGCAACATGCATTAGAGGGGTGA
- a CDS encoding PHP domain-containing protein encodes MKLMVNRADLHTHTQASDGMQPPAENVRLARVKGLAAVAITDHDTVAGISEALEAGIQYGITVVPGVEISTRAGGKDIHVLGYYVDSGNDLFLSRLAELRNTRAQRNEAILLKLQNLGISITMESVVAGMGRELKPDESIGRPHIADELVRLGAAVDMRDAFNRYLAEGAAAYVSPPRITPVEACQWIIEAGGAPVLAHPGLYGDDGLVRSIVEQGAFKGIEVYHSDHGPAEEEHYLALAEEFEMVVTGGSDFHGARQGVIFHGDIGSVSVSVEVLKLLRN; translated from the coding sequence ATGAAATTAATGGTCAATCGCGCCGACCTGCACACACATACGCAAGCCTCGGACGGGATGCAACCTCCAGCGGAAAATGTTAGGCTTGCCCGGGTGAAGGGCTTGGCAGCAGTAGCGATTACGGATCATGATACTGTAGCGGGTATATCGGAAGCCTTAGAAGCAGGAATACAGTACGGAATAACGGTGGTGCCGGGTGTAGAAATTAGTACACGAGCCGGTGGGAAAGACATTCATGTGCTTGGGTATTATGTCGATTCAGGGAATGACTTATTTTTATCCCGTTTAGCTGAACTGAGAAATACACGGGCACAGCGGAACGAAGCCATCCTCCTCAAGCTGCAAAATCTAGGTATTTCTATTACCATGGAGTCCGTTGTGGCAGGAATGGGACGTGAGTTGAAGCCGGATGAAAGTATCGGCCGCCCCCACATTGCTGATGAGTTGGTTCGATTAGGGGCTGCCGTGGATATGAGGGATGCTTTTAATCGATATTTGGCAGAGGGGGCAGCGGCCTACGTGTCCCCTCCGAGGATTACTCCCGTAGAAGCTTGTCAATGGATTATTGAAGCAGGAGGGGCGCCTGTATTGGCTCATCCCGGTCTGTACGGGGATGATGGATTGGTTCGTTCAATCGTGGAGCAAGGGGCTTTCAAAGGCATTGAAGTCTACCATTCGGATCATGGCCCTGCTGAGGAAGAACATTATCTGGCTTTGGCTGAGGAATTCGAAATGGTCGTTACAGGCGGTTCGGATTTCCATGGTGCACGGCAAGGTGTAATATTTCATGGGGACATAGGCAGTGTATCGGTCTCTGTTGAGGTTCTGAAGCTGTTGAGGAACTAA
- a CDS encoding Rqc2 family fibronectin-binding protein, producing MALDGIVTRSIVHELQSCVGARIGKIYQPSTHDLIFNLRGSGNSKLLLSANPTYPRIHFTERSSINPSEAPMFCMLMRKHCEGGTIESITQVGMERIIHMIVRTRDELGDVSAKKIIIELMGRHSNIILTELNTGTIIDGIHHVTPSISSYRIVMPGFAYTEPPQQHKLNPLEIGQEEFLSLISKAEQDVQEVHTEAVGELEEELKADGSGGPAPSEDPQGWIVHAFSGVSPLIAGEIVQRYKSSGALIATLGFSKENQVQLWEAFSSIMEQVRENQFSPVAGANAKGKLIFSAIPLTLLEDDVKGYSSISHCMEDYYGDKAERDTVKQRVSDLIRFLGNERSKNVKKLANLQEDLDEAQEADRYRIWGELLFGSLHTVSKGDKTATLVNYYDEDQSDIVIPLDPLLNPSDNAQRYFKKYNKYKNSLLVIDEQLIKTHEEIAYMESLLQQLAHASLNDIEEIRDELVGQGYLRDRNKKGKKKKKATRPTLQVFTSSEGIDIYVGKNNLQNEYVTNKLASSNDTWLHTKDIPGSHVVIRSETFGDATLEEAAQLAAYFSQAKQSSSVPVDCTLIRHVRKPSGSKPGFVIYDHQKTLFVTPDEDRIKSLPSSLKS from the coding sequence ATGGCATTAGACGGTATTGTTACCCGTTCCATCGTGCATGAGCTTCAATCATGCGTAGGGGCACGAATAGGAAAAATATATCAACCAAGCACTCACGATCTCATATTTAATCTGCGGGGATCGGGAAACAGCAAGCTGCTTCTCTCTGCAAATCCTACCTACCCGCGTATACATTTCACAGAAAGAAGCTCCATTAACCCCTCTGAAGCGCCTATGTTCTGCATGCTGATGCGCAAGCACTGTGAGGGCGGAACTATCGAAAGTATTACCCAAGTGGGAATGGAACGTATTATTCACATGATCGTTAGAACTCGGGATGAGCTTGGTGATGTCTCTGCCAAAAAAATCATTATCGAGTTGATGGGACGACATAGCAACATCATCCTTACTGAACTTAACACGGGAACAATTATAGACGGCATTCACCATGTTACCCCTTCAATTAGCAGTTACCGAATCGTAATGCCCGGCTTCGCTTACACAGAGCCTCCTCAACAGCATAAACTGAACCCATTGGAAATCGGCCAAGAAGAATTTCTCAGCTTAATCTCAAAGGCCGAACAAGATGTCCAAGAGGTACATACAGAGGCAGTAGGGGAGTTGGAGGAAGAACTCAAGGCTGACGGTTCCGGGGGACCTGCACCTTCGGAAGATCCACAGGGTTGGATTGTGCATGCTTTTAGCGGAGTCAGTCCGCTTATTGCCGGGGAGATCGTACAGCGATATAAAAGCTCTGGAGCCCTTATTGCTACTCTTGGATTCAGCAAAGAAAATCAGGTGCAGTTATGGGAAGCCTTCAGCTCCATTATGGAGCAAGTGCGGGAGAATCAATTCTCTCCTGTTGCGGGTGCAAATGCCAAAGGCAAGCTGATCTTCTCTGCGATTCCATTAACGCTTTTGGAAGATGACGTGAAGGGTTACAGCTCCATCAGCCATTGCATGGAAGATTACTACGGGGACAAAGCGGAGCGGGATACCGTTAAACAGCGGGTAAGTGATCTGATTCGCTTCCTTGGCAACGAACGCAGCAAGAACGTCAAGAAGCTTGCCAATCTTCAAGAGGATCTGGATGAAGCCCAGGAGGCTGATCGCTACCGGATCTGGGGTGAATTATTGTTCGGTTCGCTTCATACCGTGTCCAAAGGAGACAAAACTGCCACACTGGTAAATTACTATGATGAAGACCAGTCAGACATTGTGATTCCGTTGGATCCGCTGCTTAACCCTTCGGATAATGCACAACGCTATTTTAAAAAATACAACAAGTACAAGAACAGTCTGCTCGTAATTGATGAGCAGCTCATTAAGACCCACGAGGAAATAGCCTACATGGAAAGTCTCCTCCAGCAGCTTGCTCACGCGTCTTTGAATGACATTGAAGAGATTCGTGACGAACTGGTAGGTCAGGGGTATCTACGCGACCGTAACAAAAAGGGTAAAAAGAAGAAAAAAGCGACAAGGCCTACTTTGCAGGTATTCACTTCTTCTGAGGGGATAGACATCTATGTCGGCAAAAACAATCTCCAAAATGAATATGTCACCAACAAACTAGCTTCATCGAATGATACCTGGCTGCATACCAAGGATATACCGGGTTCACATGTTGTCATTCGCAGTGAGACGTTTGGAGATGCGACCCTAGAAGAAGCGGCTCAACTTGCTGCATACTTCAGTCAGGCTAAGCAATCCAGCAGTGTTCCGGTAGACTGCACCCTTATCCGCCATGTACGCAAACCGAGCGGCTCCAAGCCCGGTTTTGTCATTTATGATCATCAGAAAACATTGTTTGTCACACCCGATGAAGATCGGATTAAGAGTCTTCCAAGCAGTTTGAAAAGTTAA
- a CDS encoding calcium-translocating P-type ATPase, SERCA-type, with amino-acid sequence MEQNSWHRLGAEELQRMFSVNPQTGLSEEDAVERRKTDGLNELSEGKTVSPFTLLLNQFKDFMVLVLMGATLVSGLLGEYLDAVTIIVIIVLNAVLGFVQEFRAERSLRSLKQLSAPSAKVFRQGKSQTIPAKMLLPGDIVMLESGDRIPADVRWLECSALYAEESALTGESLPVAKHSEPIQAEEVPLGDQRNIGFMGTMVTRGTGKAIVIRTGMDTEMGKIADLIQNTDSQETPLQNRLEQLGKILIYVSLGLTIVVVVAGIMHGQPAAAMFLAGVSLAVAAIPEGLPAIVTIALALGVQRMIKRKAIVRKLPSVETLGCASVICSDKTGTLTQNKMTVTRLWAGGRNLDVTGEGYAPVGQILDKGRPIDLKNDQSLRRLLQVAALCSNAEIQETVSTDNSKRKGKGKSAEGDKIQNETSVWELKGDPTEGALVALSGKMGLTAQTLAVSFTREKEFPFDSERKLMSVIVSQPGGRMICTKGAPDVLLGRCSYMLWDGGVVPCTPTLRQKVLDANEGMASGALRVLGMAYRDMRPNEVVSNEKEAECQLIFIGLAGMIDPPRREVREAISITRKAGIKTVMITGDHGTTAEAIAHQLGILQRGGTVLTGSQISRMSENDLDKVSDNVYVYARVSPEHKLRIVKSLQRHGHVVAMTGDGVNDAPAVKAADIGISMGITGTDVTKEASSLILGDDNFSTIVAAIEEGRNIYENIRKFIRYLLASNVGEILTMFFAMMLGLPLPLVPIQILWVNLVTDGLPAMALGVDQPEKDLMEHKPRGAKENIFARRLGWKIVSRGILIGLCTLIAFWLTLRIAPDSPSQLIRAQSVAFATLVMAQLIHVFDCRSSRSVFHRNPFQNKYLVLAVLSSLILMFVVMYLPVLQPVFKTVPLNFREWCLVLVTAGIPTFVMGAGSVWSGKRKRSRGSNRPMIKSTKFSA; translated from the coding sequence ATGGAACAAAACAGTTGGCACCGGCTCGGTGCGGAGGAGCTTCAAAGGATGTTTAGCGTTAATCCGCAAACGGGCCTAAGTGAAGAGGATGCCGTGGAAAGGCGCAAGACGGATGGGTTAAATGAACTCTCAGAGGGGAAGACCGTTTCCCCGTTTACCCTGCTGTTGAACCAGTTTAAGGATTTTATGGTATTGGTGCTGATGGGTGCGACTCTAGTATCCGGACTGCTGGGTGAATATCTGGATGCAGTCACGATTATTGTAATTATTGTGCTGAATGCGGTCCTTGGATTTGTTCAGGAATTTCGTGCCGAGCGCTCACTTCGGTCCTTGAAGCAATTATCTGCTCCTTCAGCCAAGGTATTCCGTCAAGGCAAAAGCCAAACCATTCCCGCTAAAATGCTACTGCCCGGAGATATAGTGATGCTGGAGAGCGGAGATCGAATTCCGGCAGACGTCCGTTGGCTGGAGTGCAGTGCACTATATGCGGAGGAATCCGCATTAACCGGGGAGTCTCTACCCGTAGCCAAGCATTCGGAGCCTATACAGGCGGAGGAGGTTCCACTGGGAGACCAGAGGAATATCGGATTTATGGGGACGATGGTAACAAGAGGTACAGGGAAAGCTATTGTCATTCGAACCGGAATGGATACAGAGATGGGGAAAATCGCTGATCTAATCCAAAATACCGATTCCCAGGAAACGCCTCTTCAGAATCGCCTAGAGCAACTGGGTAAAATCCTAATCTATGTATCGTTGGGCTTGACCATTGTTGTAGTCGTGGCAGGCATTATGCATGGTCAGCCTGCCGCAGCGATGTTCCTGGCCGGCGTCAGTCTCGCAGTAGCAGCAATCCCAGAAGGACTGCCCGCAATTGTTACAATTGCGCTCGCACTGGGTGTCCAGCGTATGATCAAACGCAAAGCCATAGTCCGTAAATTGCCTTCTGTGGAGACTCTTGGTTGTGCTTCGGTGATCTGCTCGGATAAGACAGGTACATTGACACAGAATAAAATGACGGTAACCCGCCTCTGGGCAGGGGGACGAAATCTGGATGTAACGGGTGAGGGGTACGCACCTGTGGGGCAGATTCTGGACAAGGGCAGACCGATAGATCTTAAAAATGATCAGAGTCTGCGCAGATTGCTGCAGGTTGCGGCATTATGCAGCAATGCGGAAATTCAGGAGACAGTTTCCACCGATAACAGTAAGCGAAAAGGGAAAGGGAAATCTGCTGAGGGAGATAAAATCCAGAATGAAACCTCGGTTTGGGAGCTGAAGGGTGACCCTACTGAAGGAGCGCTCGTAGCACTCTCTGGAAAAATGGGTTTGACCGCTCAAACTCTTGCGGTCTCATTCACCCGGGAAAAGGAATTCCCCTTTGATTCAGAGCGCAAGCTTATGTCTGTTATTGTAAGCCAACCCGGCGGACGAATGATCTGCACCAAAGGAGCGCCTGATGTTCTTTTGGGTCGCTGCTCATATATGCTCTGGGATGGTGGAGTGGTTCCATGTACACCTACTTTGCGGCAGAAGGTGCTAGATGCCAATGAGGGAATGGCTTCTGGAGCGCTTCGCGTCCTAGGTATGGCTTATCGTGATATGCGCCCCAATGAAGTGGTATCCAATGAGAAGGAAGCGGAATGTCAGTTGATCTTCATCGGGCTTGCGGGAATGATTGATCCTCCGCGCCGTGAAGTACGCGAAGCGATAAGCATCACTCGCAAAGCCGGCATCAAAACAGTGATGATTACCGGTGACCACGGCACCACCGCTGAAGCCATCGCTCATCAGTTGGGAATACTCCAGCGTGGAGGTACCGTTCTGACAGGGAGTCAAATCTCACGGATGAGTGAGAATGATCTGGATAAAGTATCTGACAATGTGTATGTTTACGCACGCGTTTCCCCGGAGCATAAGCTCCGTATTGTAAAGTCTCTGCAACGCCATGGACATGTGGTGGCGATGACAGGAGACGGTGTTAATGATGCACCTGCAGTAAAAGCGGCGGATATCGGTATTTCCATGGGGATTACCGGGACAGATGTGACGAAAGAAGCGTCATCATTGATACTGGGTGACGACAACTTCTCCACCATTGTGGCTGCTATTGAAGAGGGAAGAAATATTTATGAGAATATCCGTAAATTTATCCGTTACTTGCTCGCCTCTAATGTAGGTGAAATATTAACGATGTTCTTCGCAATGATGCTGGGTCTGCCGCTGCCGCTCGTGCCGATTCAGATCCTATGGGTGAATCTGGTCACCGACGGACTGCCTGCAATGGCTCTTGGTGTGGATCAGCCCGAGAAGGATTTGATGGAGCACAAACCGCGCGGTGCCAAAGAAAATATTTTTGCCCGCCGATTGGGTTGGAAAATCGTCAGCCGTGGGATCTTGATCGGCTTATGTACCTTAATCGCCTTTTGGCTGACGCTGCGAATCGCACCGGATAGTCCATCTCAGCTCATCCGCGCTCAGTCGGTAGCCTTCGCAACACTGGTTATGGCTCAACTGATACATGTCTTCGATTGCCGCAGTTCTCGTTCTGTTTTTCATCGGAATCCGTTCCAGAATAAATACTTGGTTCTAGCAGTGTTGTCTTCTTTGATTCTGATGTTTGTGGTCATGTATCTTCCAGTTCTGCAGCCGGTTTTCAAAACAGTGCCGTTGAACTTCCGTGAATGGTGCCTCGTTCTGGTAACTGCAGGCATACCAACCTTCGTAATGGGAGCTGGCAGTGTATGGAGCGGTAAAAGAAAACGGAGCCGGGGCAGCAATCGTCCGATGATAAAAAGTACAAAATTTTCGGCATAA